A stretch of the Cupriavidus sp. EM10 genome encodes the following:
- a CDS encoding helicase-related protein: MSGSKLEEGIIVGTTAVITAAKGASLIFDLVVADEQQRFSVGQKNSLLADHTNLLEATATAIPRTMALIKFGGTAVSILRESPFKKKIVTRIVHRKDGARLFDFVHHQIRQGGQAAIIYPMAEDRGDGERNSVEAAYVRFRAKWGDRVGMVHGGLTDSDKTEVIAKMKAGAIDVLVSSTVIEVGVTLPSLRVVVVVNPDRFGLSPLHQLRGRLARKGGEGYFFLYLPEEPDAAAMDRLRQLVECNDGFALAERDADLRGFGDVDSDGARRLGAPGFFSGA, encoded by the coding sequence GTGTCTGGCTCGAAACTGGAGGAGGGCATCATCGTTGGAACCACCGCGGTCATCACCGCGGCAAAGGGCGCCTCCCTCATCTTTGACCTGGTAGTTGCTGATGAGCAGCAGCGGTTCTCGGTCGGCCAGAAGAACAGCCTGTTGGCCGACCACACGAATCTGCTAGAGGCAACTGCGACTGCGATACCTCGTACCATGGCGCTGATCAAGTTCGGCGGCACCGCGGTATCGATCCTCCGCGAGTCGCCCTTCAAGAAGAAGATAGTGACCCGGATTGTCCATCGTAAGGATGGGGCTAGACTGTTCGATTTCGTCCACCATCAAATTCGCCAAGGCGGACAGGCCGCGATCATCTACCCGATGGCAGAAGACAGGGGTGACGGCGAAAGGAACTCAGTGGAGGCAGCGTATGTCCGATTCCGCGCAAAGTGGGGCGATCGGGTCGGTATGGTACACGGCGGCTTAACTGACAGCGACAAGACAGAAGTTATTGCTAAAATGAAGGCCGGCGCCATCGACGTACTTGTTAGTTCAACGGTCATCGAGGTCGGGGTCACGCTACCATCGCTTCGTGTTGTGGTTGTAGTGAATCCTGATCGGTTTGGGTTGTCACCGCTTCACCAACTACGTGGCCGCCTGGCGCGCAAAGGCGGCGAAGGGTACTTCTTCCTGTATCTCCCGGAGGAACCAGACGCCGCTGCCATGGACCGATTGCGGCAACTGGTCGAGTGCAATGACGGATTTGCTCTTGCGGAACGAGATGCCGATCTCCGTGGCTTCGGTGATGTTGACAGCGATGGGGCGCGCAGACTGGGAGCTCCCGGCTTCTTTTCTGGGGCGTGA
- the traN gene encoding conjugal transfer protein TraN, producing MMQAAGGAVKFGAKYAFDYMYKSSEWIQAGMSALGYDGIEMASNFGASFGMYGVSYTVGGTALAAGETTTGMFGQTIYGLGNGFAFDPYSFAAAIAIQIVMELMSCEQDEMQLGMHRGAHLCHLVGSYCSNKVMGVCLETKEAYCCYNSKLAKIINEQGKPQIGKGWGTPESPNCEGFTTAEFQQIDFSAIDMSEFVGDIMAATELPNIDDIQKRMSEKMKDITTNPTIPVTNH from the coding sequence ATGATGCAGGCCGCGGGAGGTGCCGTTAAGTTCGGCGCAAAGTACGCGTTCGACTACATGTACAAGAGTAGCGAATGGATACAGGCTGGCATGAGTGCGCTCGGCTACGACGGTATCGAGATGGCATCGAACTTTGGTGCTTCCTTTGGAATGTATGGGGTCTCCTACACGGTCGGGGGAACGGCCCTCGCCGCCGGTGAGACGACCACAGGCATGTTTGGTCAGACTATCTATGGTCTTGGAAATGGCTTCGCCTTCGACCCGTACTCGTTTGCCGCTGCAATTGCTATCCAGATCGTCATGGAGCTCATGTCGTGCGAGCAGGACGAGATGCAATTGGGCATGCACCGTGGTGCGCACCTCTGCCACTTGGTAGGCTCGTACTGCTCGAATAAGGTCATGGGGGTGTGCCTTGAGACCAAGGAGGCGTATTGCTGCTACAACTCCAAACTGGCAAAGATCATCAATGAGCAAGGCAAACCCCAGATCGGCAAGGGGTGGGGGACTCCAGAGAGTCCGAACTGCGAAGGGTTCACCACCGCCGAGTTCCAGCAGATCGACTTCTCTGCAATCGACATGAGTGAGTTTGTCGGAGACATCATGGCCGCAACTGAGCTGCCGAACATCGACGATATCCAGAAAAGAATGAGCGAGAAGATGAAGGACATCACGACCAACCCGACCATCCCCGTGACCAATCACTAA
- the traN gene encoding conjugal transfer protein TraN: MEYSLGRRVLSVILGLIGFLFVAAPLEAAECRRVGEVCVEGGGVRNIGGTDVYRDCWRYRDTFECKKPESIDYCAPFYNLAGCWQTSTKCIAAAWDGTCLTEQRTYRCDDPSMPPPPNTVVLDKTYTITKDALDTKQCDPYSTNPLCTLASHKCVEPAETRVINGLPVYKSCWRWQDDYACIDPTPKNDCQEYIDKGCKKLDEVCIESTDPVGCVMKQITYKCVTKEGQTTTGEDCSGRTSCYDGTCWDTGYPGDDDFARVVAGKEAAREAGVYGAESNNFFKGVAESCRKGFGGLKNCCKTDPGPSPITRS; encoded by the coding sequence TTGGAATACTCCTTGGGAAGACGGGTGCTATCCGTCATTCTGGGGCTTATTGGTTTCTTATTCGTAGCTGCCCCGCTCGAGGCTGCGGAATGTCGACGGGTGGGCGAAGTCTGCGTTGAAGGCGGCGGCGTTCGCAACATCGGCGGTACCGATGTGTACCGCGACTGCTGGCGCTATCGGGATACGTTCGAGTGCAAGAAGCCGGAGTCGATTGACTATTGCGCTCCCTTCTACAACCTAGCTGGATGCTGGCAAACGTCAACCAAGTGCATCGCCGCTGCTTGGGACGGTACATGTCTGACTGAGCAGCGAACCTATCGGTGCGACGACCCGTCGATGCCGCCTCCGCCGAACACGGTTGTTCTGGACAAGACATACACGATTACTAAAGACGCGCTGGACACAAAACAGTGCGACCCGTATTCCACGAACCCACTCTGTACTCTCGCATCGCACAAGTGCGTGGAGCCGGCGGAAACCCGAGTCATCAATGGGCTGCCGGTCTACAAGTCGTGCTGGAGATGGCAAGACGACTACGCCTGTATTGACCCCACTCCCAAGAACGACTGCCAGGAGTACATCGACAAGGGATGCAAGAAGCTTGACGAAGTGTGCATCGAAAGCACTGATCCTGTCGGATGCGTGATGAAGCAAATCACATACAAGTGTGTGACCAAGGAAGGCCAGACAACGACAGGCGAGGATTGCAGTGGACGTACCTCGTGCTATGACGGGACCTGTTGGGACACCGGATACCCTGGGGATGACGACTTCGCACGCGTGGTAGCCGGAAAGGAGGCCGCCCGAGAAGCCGGTGTCTATGGTGCGGAGTCGAACAACTTCTTCAAGGGAGTGGCCGAATCGTGCCGGAAGGGCTTCGGTGGATTGAAGAACTGCTGCAAGACCGACCCGGGGCCAAGTCCAATAACACGATCATGA
- a CDS encoding VWA domain-containing protein — MPLGDTQVFRHKTRHDELDTCVYLLADESGSMDEPFDSERAPHLHAAAHKPSAQDPIQAHKVDRKDAAGRVIVAAGEVLDGADIPFGLATYNESVREWKGFEDDWSSTLQRLRTEATGSTNTHLAVVWALRKFIGRSEARKVLTVVTDGDPGDRDILEAALREAALFGVEVRFVLIGAEHVHKFHGLSATYGVANNVRELATAVFSSLEAAIC, encoded by the coding sequence GTGCCGCTGGGTGATACCCAAGTCTTCCGTCACAAGACCCGGCACGACGAGCTGGACACTTGTGTCTATCTTCTCGCCGATGAATCCGGCTCAATGGATGAACCCTTTGACTCGGAGCGAGCCCCGCATCTCCACGCTGCGGCGCACAAGCCATCGGCTCAAGATCCGATCCAGGCCCACAAGGTCGATCGCAAGGACGCTGCTGGCCGTGTCATTGTTGCAGCAGGGGAGGTGCTTGACGGCGCTGACATTCCCTTCGGCTTGGCGACCTATAACGAATCGGTTCGCGAGTGGAAAGGCTTTGAGGATGACTGGTCGTCTACGCTTCAGAGGCTCCGTACTGAAGCTACTGGTAGCACCAACACGCATCTCGCAGTCGTATGGGCGCTCAGGAAGTTCATTGGGCGTAGCGAAGCGCGAAAGGTACTGACCGTGGTCACCGATGGTGATCCGGGCGATCGAGACATCCTTGAGGCCGCGCTGCGCGAGGCTGCGCTGTTCGGTGTTGAGGTGCGATTTGTCCTGATCGGCGCGGAGCACGTGCATAAATTCCACGGTCTCTCCGCTACCTACGGTGTGGCAAACAACGTTCGTGAGCTTGCAACTGCTGTCTTCAGTTCTCTCGAAGCTGCAATTTGCTAA
- a CDS encoding AAA family ATPase — MKRNLLIYGPTGCGKTALISQVCARTGRSMFRYQCSEDSEATQLFGTYKLCKVPQNAEPQKVEAEASAAPQQASALSATPEMVFVDGPVLRWARTPNSILLLDEFDQLPPSVAMSMNGVLDGDDILVPETGERVKIATGCLIVATGNTNGRGSAGGNGGSASLYKGVKRQNIASLDRFFVVNATYLSVEEEIALLQDQVGMPETAATAMAKLASSLRSRFVGLNEDAGANGNRSSSPSPLATS, encoded by the coding sequence ATGAAGCGCAACCTGTTGATCTACGGACCGACGGGATGTGGCAAAACGGCACTGATCTCGCAGGTTTGTGCTCGGACGGGACGATCCATGTTTCGCTACCAGTGCAGTGAAGACTCCGAGGCAACCCAGCTCTTTGGCACGTACAAGCTCTGCAAAGTGCCGCAGAATGCGGAACCGCAGAAAGTAGAAGCCGAAGCGTCTGCAGCACCTCAACAGGCGTCCGCTCTCTCGGCGACTCCTGAAATGGTGTTCGTGGATGGACCGGTTCTCCGCTGGGCGCGCACGCCGAACTCGATTCTTCTGCTTGACGAGTTCGACCAGCTTCCGCCCTCGGTTGCAATGAGCATGAACGGAGTCCTGGACGGCGACGACATACTGGTTCCGGAAACGGGGGAACGAGTAAAGATCGCAACTGGTTGTCTGATTGTGGCCACTGGCAACACGAACGGACGAGGTTCGGCCGGCGGCAACGGCGGCTCCGCGTCGCTCTACAAAGGTGTCAAGCGACAGAACATCGCCAGCCTTGACCGATTCTTCGTTGTCAATGCCACTTACCTGTCGGTCGAGGAAGAGATTGCACTTCTTCAGGACCAGGTCGGCATGCCGGAGACGGCGGCAACGGCAATGGCGAAGTTGGCCAGTAGCTTGCGTAGCCGGTTTGTTGGGCTCAATGAAGATGCAGGTGCAAATGGGAACCGCTCGAGTTCACCATCACCACTCGCAACCTCTTGA